The following is a genomic window from Chiloscyllium punctatum isolate Juve2018m chromosome 32, sChiPun1.3, whole genome shotgun sequence.
tccagttctgtatccaaatggctagttctcccaactTGTGTGGACTGCACAGAATTTCTTACTTAACAAGAATTGCTGTTTATTAGAAGCAAATAATTCATCATTGCTTACTTAGTTAGAATTTATCAACATTTATCTCTACTAGTTAAAATGCTAATCCACATACAAAATTCCCTCTGTGTGTGCACACGCAAGGGTCTTGTGGGCAGAAAGAAAGATTTTGAAAGTGTTGTACATAGGGTtgctgatgtggagatgccagagttggactggtattgacaaagtcagaaatcatatgacaccaggttaaagtccaacaggtttatttgaagtcacaaggATTCAACGTAGCCCCTTCATCAAGTGACATGAAAGAGatgcacacagaacacagaatttacaggcagagagatcaaagtatcatgcaaatggtgtgagtggagtgttgaaTAATAAATCTCTGCAAGTGATCAAAAGTGTTGGATGGTGTGCAGGGATAGCCTATAATCTGattaaggcagagagataattacaaaaaaattaaaataaggTGGTTTTGAAGAAATGACCCTTTCTCTGcatttcttcacagatgctgccagccctggagggcttttccagcagcttctgtttttgttccatgttattccagtcatttggtttgcctccagcaccaccttttttttttattttaaattttttgtaattatctctctgccttatTTAATCAGATTATACATCATcccttgttattcagctgttgacactttactcacaccggattagtggtgctggaagagcacagcagttcaggcagcatccaacgagcagcgaaatcagatttcactgctcgttggatgctgcctgaactgctgtgctcttccagcaccactaatccagtatttggttttcagcatctgcagtcattgtttttactttactcacaccatctaATACTTCTGGTCACTTGCAGAAACATACTGATCAACGCTCCACTCACACAATTTGTATAATCTTTTGATCTCTTTGCTCTTGATCTCTCTGccaataaattttgttttgcGTGCTTCCCTTTCACTTCACCTCATGAGAGAGctacactctgaaagcttgtgatttcagataaacctgttggactataaactggtgttgtttgattttactttttgtAAAAGAACAAAGCATGAATGGTTTGGGAAAGAAATTAGAGCTTGGGGCCCATACATTTTGACTGCAGAGCTACCAATGCTGGAGCATTTAAAATCAGGAATTCTCCAGAGACCAGAATTAGAAAGCAAATTTTGCATATGTTTTGAAAGACTGAATTCTGCTATTGAAACATCATTATCTGTTCTTCAGGCAGCACCACAAGATACAGAAAATTGATCATATTCATGttttgtagatattgcagctgtGCTTACCTACATGGCAGCAATGTTTTTATAAGTAATTTAATACTGAAAAGTAATACATTTTAGAGTAATCTTTCATCTTATACTTGTCAGGACAGGCCTCAAGAATACAGGTTTAAGGGGAAAGCCAACAGTTTAAAACTGAGCCCACTTGCTAACTAAGCAAGTGGACTTTGGTAGAGATTTTGCCTTTGCAAATGCACTAGTCATTGATGTCTGGCAGTTAACGGCCAGGCTTTGTTTAAAGTTTAAACCCAGACAAGTCGATTCATCAAATCATTTCTTATGAACGAACCAATGAAAGGCTATCACTGacttttgttgagttgaaatgcACAGCCATCTTCTTTTTGTCTCTCAAGAATTCAGTTCTGTTATTTTAACAGTAACTTCCAGTACATGCAAGTATGCCACATTGCAGTCCTcattgacaatgctaaattggTTTTCAGTACTGTATAGTGTTTTGCATACTCAGGATTGTTAAGGGCATGTACACATATTGCTCCTGTTTCAGCTCCACAAAATAGATGGCTCATTTTCTCAGGGCAATGACAATAAATTACCTGATTTGAAATTTTAAACAAAACCTTGCTCTTGACCATCAGTCATTAACTGGTGTTAATGATTAACTTAATTAACTTTGCCATGTAAAGTCCAGTCCCAATTAACTTTCCAGTTATCATAATTCCCTAGGTAGTGTACTGGAAATCAAGTTCAACTCTTTCCAAAAACATCACAaaagtctttttaaaaatatacaaaTTTCCCCAAACGTCCTCCTGATTTTTCAGTGTCAGGTTGATAGAAAGCATTGAACATATTCTGTACTTAAGAAATTGCTTTTTACCTGCAGCTAGAATCTAATGAATTGTATTAAACTAAGTTAAGTGAACTCTACAAATTAAGACTCCCAAACCCTGACAAAGACACACTGGCAGGCAAACCTAAACAGAGAAAAAACACATTGGCTGAGGGAAAACTAGAAAATCAGACCCGTAGTGTCTGTAGAAACAAGATCTGTTGTGTTGGTTCTTGATGATCTGCAGAGTTCCCCTTGACTTTCTTTGATTACACTGGTTTGCAAAAGGCTCAGAGTGGCTCTTTGATTCATGATGAGTCTATGCCCTATTCAGTTCAAAGGCACAATTTGCAGCATCTGTTGAAGGAAAGATGAGCTCATTTTCTTCAGATTCAAACTGACTTACTGCAAAAACTGGGAGCTAGATTTTTCAGGGTTGCCTCCTCTCCTGTTCACAGCCCAGCCTGTTTAGCAACCTGACAACTAATCACGCAGTTGTTGATAGGCAGAGGACCTTTGTCGTTGGTTTGTGGACTTGGTTTGCTTCATTCGTATGGACTTGAATGTCATCTAGCTTTGCCGGTTCCTTTGATTTATCTTAAATGTGTGTCTCCAATATTGTTTCTTTCCAGGCCCTCTAAATTGCTCATTTCCAGTTGGGATCAACATGGTTCACATATTAGTAAACATATCTCTTCTGTTATTGTCATGCTATCTCTGAGTTTCTGCTTTTATATTATGCAAACTTCTAATAACTCTGAAATACtaagtttttgaaagttctggtCAAATGCCATTTTTAAACTCTTTATATTGAGTGAAGCTTTTTTTTTGGAACAATTGCAAGCACATGTTGAGAAGTTTTTCTGTGTGATGTAGATTCTATAAATGATCTCAATCTTGGAAAGATTACCAACCAGCTTGGGGGTGAAGATTGTCTCATGGTAAGATTTTGTTGCCTTGTTGTAAGCTCTGGCCATGTTTTCCAATAGCCTTATACACATTGATTTGGTTGGGAATGCAGTTCCGATGCACTTGTAAATTTTGAATGTTAGCATTAGCTTTTCATCCTGAAGTAAATTAAATGGCCTAGTTATACCATAATTTGCAATATCGAATGCCAATTTGTGTACTTCTTTCACATTGATATAAATTTAATGTAGATGATAGAATTTTAAGGGATTCAAATTGTGTTGAGTTCAATATGGTAATCTAGTGTTTTGTCGTGCACTGTATTTAGCAGTGTTTGTTCTCCTTTTGTAGACAGTCATTCCAAATGATGGGAATGCTTGCACATCATGCAATGTTTCCTGTTCTCCTGCAACAGGCAGAAGATCTAATTGCAGTGACTCTGGTAAGTACTGTGGTGACTGTAAAAAGGGTCAATGAATTTCTTGAATCACCAGATCTATGCAGAGTTAGCTGACCTCCCTGTGATGTTGCTGAGGAATCAcagataaagggcttttgcccgaaatgtcgattttgctgctcctcggatggtgcctgaactgctgtgctcttccagcaccactaatccagaatctggtttccagcatctgcagtcattgtttttacctaattgccTTCTGTCTCACACCAGATTCAATTTGTGCATAGAGCATTGGATTGATGTTCAAGGCCGTTCTTTCTTTTCCATACCCCACCTCCTAACCAGAACCAGTACCAACTTTGCATTTAGTTGTAATTACCTGCAAACTGTAGCAGTCCAGGCTTTTGCGTCTATATTTGTAGGAGCAGACTGAGTGCCACTGGAACCATATTGCAACAAGTAGTTATGGCAAATGTCAGCAGCATTCTCAGAGAATTTTAACAAAAATGTGTGTCGAATGATAAATTAGAAAGAAAGTATGGTCACACTAGAGATCTCCAGTATCACTAATGTCAATTTCATTTCACTCCACGTGATGTCGAGAAACGGTTGGaagcactggacactgcaaaaaCTATAGGCCCTGACAACGTttgtgagtggtggttgatgggaaatattcagtctggagtctagttactagtggtgtgccacaaggatctgttttgggacttctgctgtttgtcatttttataaatgacttagatgcaagCGCAAGTGgttggattagtaaatttgcagacaacactagagtcggtggagtagtggacagtttggaagaatgccacaggttgcagggggacttgggtaaactgcagaattgggctgagaggtggcaaatagagttcaatgcagctaaatgtgaagtGATCACTTCGGAAAGAAtagcaggaatgcagagtactgggtcaatggaaagaatcttggtaatgtggatgtgcagagggatcttagaatccatgtgcatagatctctgaaagttggcacccaggtggatagtgctgttaagaaggcataaggtgtgttaggtttcatatcatgctgtaactatacaaaacgctggtgcagccacacttggaatattgtgtacagttctggtcgccccattacaggaaggatgtggaagcattggaaaaggtgcagaggagatttaccaagatctggagggaaggtcttatgaggaaaggctgagagacttgggtctgttctcatcggTAAGACGAAGGCTatgggggggatttgatagagacatacaagatgttcagaggattagatagggtagacagtgaaagactttttcctaggatgatgatgtcagcttgtacgcgagggcataactacaaattgaggggtgatagatttaagacagatgtcagaggcaggttctttacgcagagagtggtaagggcatggaatgtcctacctgctaatgtagtcaactcagccacattagggagatttaaacaatccttagataagcccatggatgattttgggatattgtagggggacgagctgagaatggttcacaggtcggcgctgtattgtactatgttctatgttattcaAGATTTGTACTCCAAAACTTGCTGCACCCCTGCTGTTTCAGTAAGCTACAGTACTGGTAATTGATGATATTGTCAAGTGACCAAGCTCACTTAGACTTTATTGGAGCTGTTCTTAAAAACTGATGTGTGACATTTATGTTTTAGATAATGATGCCTCACCTGATGAGCAGTTTCATGCTAGACGGCGAAAGCGGCATCGATCTGATAGCATTTCTCTCCATTGGGATGATCTGTCTTTGTGTCTGATAAGCAAGTTGCGTCGAGAACATGGAAACAGTGAATCATCAGATTCTCCCAGTCATCTGGTTTGTAAAACATCAAAATTTTGGAATTTGGATTGGTAACTTTAAGATGAAACTTAATGGTTTTGTATTATCCCCCTGCTGTGAAGTGTAGCTAATAACCTAGGTCAAAAATCCTATGTTTGAAAACCTcaggaccaactgcttttcagATTGGGGATATCCTGATAAGTTCATTTGCGCCCTTTTAGAAAGAAAGCTGTGATTGTCCTGACTGGACCTAAAAGTGAAGTTCTTTTCGACAGGACCCAAAAAGACCTGTAGGCACGCTAAGTTTGGGCCCTTTAGAAAATAAGATTGCTTTTAGGTCTGTTCGGGCCTCCCTTAAAAAAGATCTTTGTCTTTAAGGTTTACGGATATGCAGATAAAGGATTCCTGATCTTTACTATGCTTAATTGGTAGAGTACCTAAAAGTATAAAGCAAAATATTGTAGATCCTAGAATTGAGATGTGAGGTGATAAAGCACTGTCAGCATTTGTGAAGGGAACCAGCTAGTTAACGTTCTGATCCTTCTTTGAAATAACACATTTCTTTGAAAAAGTAGACTGTATTCAAAATGCCAATGACCTTGCTGGGCACTACCACACGTTCGTTTTTTTTTTACAGAGTAAGATGTTTGCTCCCTATCCTATTTGAGTTCAGCACGTTTTTGCTATTTTTGACAGACAAAAATAGGGTTCAGAGTGCAATCAGGTCAGCTATTATCTACATAAGTGGCGCAGCAAGCCTAGGGAACAAATGGTCTATCCCTTCTCTTAATTCATGTGAATGATTGTATGTAAACTCAAAATGAAACTGATTTAATAGCCCATAGCTTTGTTTTAATGTGGTGGTCATTTTAGTGAAAGCATTCACAAGCGTCTTTTTGTGTACTTTTAACAAAAAGAGCAGGACTTTCCACTTAAtgataagatcctagggagtgttgctgaacagcgagtccttggagtgcacgttcatagctccttgaaagtagagtcatacgtaggtaggatagtgaagaaggtgtttggtatgctttcctttattggttagagcattgagtatagaagttgagaggtcatgttgcagctgtacagggcattggttaggccacttttggaatattgcatgtaattctggtcttcctatcggaaagatgttgtaaaacttgaatgggttcagaaaagatttacagggatgttgccagctatttgagctatagggagcggttgaataggctgggactgtgttccctggagtgtcagagccagaggggtgaccttatagaggtttataaaatcatgaggggcatgataggataagtagacaaagtctcttccctagggtaggggagtcctgaactaaaggcaaaggtttagggtgggagtgaatagatataaaagagacctaaggagtaatgttttcatgcagagggtggtacacattcggaatgagctgccagatgaagtggtggaggcagatacaattacagaatttaaaagacaattggatgggtacaagaataggaaatgtttagagggatatgggccaaatgctggcaaatgggactagattaggttaggataactggtcagcatggacaagttggacagaagggtctgtttccatgttatacatctctgtgactctataatgtaatactttttaaaaataaaaatgtgaACAGTTACAATAGACAAAGATGTTGGTAAGATTTAATTGCAAACATCAGAAAAGGACTTGCATTTCCTTTCTCCCAGCAATATCCTTACAATTCGATACAGTAAGTTTCTCATTATCTGGAATTATCATGCAGCCAGCAATCGATGGACCCTCTTCCTCTCACTCTGGaccgtctccctctccctccaccatcTATATTGTCGATAACTCCCAGTCTGCCTGGAATTTTCTGGCTATTCTTGGGCTCctgtcacttagagtcatagagttgtacagcatggaatcaaacccttcagtccaacctgtccatgccgaccagatatcccaacccaatctagtcccacctgccagcacctggcccatatccctccaaacccctcctattcctgaagaagggcttatgcccgaaacgtcgattctcctactccttggatgctgcctgacttgctgcatttttccagcaacacatttttcagctctgatctccagcatctgcagtcttcactttctcctcctattcatatactcatccaaatgcctcttaaatgttgcaattgtaccagcctccactatatcctctggcatctcattccatacatgtaccaccctctgcgtgaaaaagttgccctttaggtctcttttatatctttcccctctcaccctaaacctatgccctctagttctggactccccgaccccagggaaaagactttgtctatttttcctatccatgcccctcataattttgtaacagcctctggcgctccagggaaaacagccccagcctgttcagcctctccctatagctcaaatcctccaaccctggcaacatccttgtaaatcttttctgaaccctgtcaagtttcacaacatctttccaataggaaggagaccagatttggaggcagtattccaagagtggcctaaccaatgtcctatacacccgcaacatgatctcccaactcctgtactcaatactctgaccaataaaggaaagcataccaaacgccgccttcagtATTTTTATTATAAAGCTCTAAACTACTCCGTCAATTTTTTCACTTCGAGTTGCATATAGACAAACTGGTCTTCAGATTTCTCAGCACCAAGTTCATAGAGCAACTCTGCAAATAAAACTAAAGCTTAAAAATGACTTTAAATATATACATTTtcccaaattaaaaaaaaatgatataGTTGAAGGTCAATGAGACCAAATTCCATTGATCAAAAAGTAGAATAGTATATTTTGGATTAGCGTTCAGTGTTATGCAAGACATATCTATTATCAACAGCAAGAAtcctttgtgaattttatatacATTTTTAAATAGTTTTGTTTACTTTTGCTCCTGCAGGTTCTAACTTGGCTGCTTTTCTGTTGCAGGATATTCATATTGGTACAGAAGGTGACGACTCCAGTGATAAGTTTAGTGTTGAGTTTGAAGTTGAATCAGTTCACTCTGAAGATTATAGTGATCTCAGTGAGGATTCACAAGACCAAAGTGACAAAGAGGCAAGCTTCAAAGAAATTCTTTCATTTTCaagagacatttgaaatcaaagaTACTAAGCGTGGCTGTTTTGCAGATTTATGAAGTTGCCATTTTTGAAGCTGCTGACAGTGATGAAAGCACCTTTGTTGAAGAAATTGATCCAGAAATATCTGAAGCCGTAAGTTAGTGGTTCTTTTGGGAATTTGGAGTAGCTGGCATATTTGTATTGCGGTGTTGTTATCCCTATGTTGATCACTCTCTTCCTGCTCTTATGTCCACAAGTCATTAACTTTCCACTTCTCCACAGTACCCataattcttttttttttgagCAGCAGTACATTGATTTAATGGATTACTGATCTGACTCTTGTAACAGCTGTCCACTTCTGTCATTGAACAGAAGCTAAAGGTTTTCTCTCCAAACTGAATACTCTTTTTGGTATGGAGCCAACAGGGTAGGCACATCAGTGGTAGAGAGCATAACTTGCTCTTCAGTCTATTCTAAGCATGTAGCAGTACATCAGTgatctttatttttgtttctttccttATGAACTTCACTAAAGTTGAGATAACCAACCAAATAACAAAGGTTAGCTTGTATTTTTATGACCACCTTCAATTTGCTGCATCATCTTCATGATAAAAAGGTAATGGGTGATATTATTTAGTGAGGTTTTTCATCATTTCAATAATAGCTTTACAGCAATAACGTTCAATTGCAGGATTATTGGAAATGTTCCAAATGTGAAGAGCTGAATCCTCCATTGCCACGACATTGTCATCGATGCTGGTCTGTCTGTCAAGATTGGCTTCCTGATAAACCTAAACTTCAGTTTGACAAGATGCAGGATGAAGGTATTGACGTTCCTGATTGCAAGAAGCCACCACTTGAGTCAAAGAAATCAAACTGTTCGGATTTAATCAGTGAGGCATCTCAATGCTCAGAGTCACAAGAAACTGAGTGCTCGGAACCTTCTACTTCTGGTAGCTTCAACTGCTGCAGCCAGGAATTTGAAAAAGAAAGTACAGGCAAGGGAGAGAAAGGCGAGTTGAGCACTTTGGGACCTTTGGAAGCTTGTGTTATATGTCAGGCACGACCAaagaatggttgtattgttcatgGTAGGACAGGCCATCTTCTCGCTTGTTACACTTGTGCAAAGAAACTGAAAAAGAGAAACAAACCATGTCCTTTGTGCAGAGAGCCAATCCAACTGGTTGTATTGACCTACTTTAGTTAAATGTAATTATTTATTAGTTTGAAAATGGACTAtatttccaaaaaaaaagcaaattttTGATTGCTACTAACTATATATTGGCCTAGATTTTATGGTAACATATTTTGCCAGGAAATCGATCCATTATATTTAATTAAAATACTCCCTCTTAATGTTAATATTGTTTCAAAATGAACTTCTGCAAGTGTTGACTACCTCATCACTCCCCCCATCCTAATAATGGCAGATCCTTGTGAGGTAATAAGAATTTCATAAAGAATATGACTTGCTATTTAATAGGATTACAAGTATTACCATGTTCCCATTTTAATTCTGTAAATTCCTATTCAACTGATTTGATTTGTTATGATGAATGGTTCTTTAAACAAAAAATATCTATTACTGTTTGCACAATTTGATGAGGAATAATTTATACAGTACAATCCCCATATCCCTTGCTGGATCTTCAGGTTAGCTTGTACAGATGCACAGATTTGTATAATTTGTTGTATGCACCAGGGCAATTCACAGCAAAAAGAGGTATATTTGAAGTTTAGTTTTCTGTTATATATGAAACTAATTTATTTGTTGATGTCTAATTTCTTTAATCAAAGTTTAGGTTAGATTTCAAACTTTAATTAAAATTATAAAGCCTCAAATCTTGATAAGCTGGGAAGAGCCATATCTGGCACTTCTAATGCTTCACTGCACTACACTACAATTTAACCACGAGTGATGTTCATATCCATTGCACTGCATAAAATAAGATATTAGGAAAATCAAAGAATGTTAACTTCTAAGAGTGGATGCTCTGTGTGCTTTGAAGTTTTATCTTGGACCACTTGGGACATTTGCAAGGTGTTTCTTACTATGAATGACTCAGACAAATTTACCTTGATGGAAATTACGTGAACATGCAAACAGCTGGAAAAAAAATTGGAGTCTTTTAACCAAAACTATATGCACAGAAAATTTCATGTATTCATTGTCTGCGGTCCAAGTTGTGATCCCAAAATAAAATTTCTGCCTTTTCAAATAATTTTGTAATTCTTATGGTTTGAGAAGGCAGGTGTTGGACTGTTGGACAAaatttaaaaaacacacaacactaggttatagtccaacatgctTATTTGGGAACACTAGCTTTCGgtgtgctgctccttcaggtggttatgaagtttaagatcataagacacagaatttatagcaaaagtatacagtgtgatgtaactgaaattatataatgAAAAAGACTGGATTGTTTGttgtctcatcttttagaatgagcatgttggtttcagttctttcatatgtaaatcacagaacaattaaaagttacattctcaagtgaacttttaaCCCTTGGTGTCATAATGCGTTTAAGATGTGAGcttccctgtgtgagactgtctgtgccacaatggtcagattgattctaatctaaaaaatggatttacagattcttatgaattgaattgaatttattgtcacatgtaccgaggcacagttaaaagctttgtcttgcaagcaatgcaAGCAGATCAGAGTTAAACAACATAGATAAGTAAACAACTAAAACACAGGTACATGCAAATGTtcagagtttgagagtccattcagtattctaacaacagtagggtaaaaCTGTTACGAAACTGACTGGCGCATGTGTTCAGGcatctgtatcttctgcccattGGTAGAGGtcgtagaaaaacattgccaggttgggatggatctttgagaatgctagcaggcctggtagatggagtctatagatgggaggttaaCCTTTTGTGATTGTCCGGACCGACAATAATTACATGAAAtcatgcattttttgagcaaagtaaaatctAATTCTGCAAGCACATATTCACCCCAGAAACTTATTTGttttggtgggggggtggaggggcgtAGGAGTCGCAGGggttgagtgtctgtgagagtgtaaaggggcataagtctgtgagagggtgaatgtgtgagtgtatgaatgagcatatgagagagggtctgtaggagtgtgcatgtgtatagtgcaatggggtcacctgtaatgtgacatgagcccaaggtaccagttgaggccatccccatgggtaccaaacttggttatcagcctcttggccacttttcgttgttgcctgtcccaaagtccaccttggaggacagtcacctgaaggtctgaggtcgaatgtcctggactgctgaagtgttctctgactgggagggaacactctgtctgttgattgttgtgcagtgtccattcatccgttgccatagcctctgcttggtcttgccaatgtaccacacctcggggcatccttgcctatAACATATGCATCGGGACACTTCCCAACATTTACATGGCAGGTGCTCATGAGACTTAGACAATGTTGTTTATCTCGTACGTgacaggcaaggatgcccagaggcatggtatattggcgagaccaagcagaggctacggcaacggatgaatggacaccacacaacaatcaacagacacgagtgttccctcccagtcagagaacacttcagtggtctaagacattcgacctcagaccttcgggttaccgtcctccaaggtggacttcagggcaggcaacaa
Proteins encoded in this region:
- the mdm2 gene encoding E3 ubiquitin-protein ligase Mdm2, whose product is MATNGSANCLGTSQDDQDQDCQVKPKPLLLKLLHFAGARSETFTIKEVMHYLGQYIMAKQLYDERQQHIVHCSDDLLSHLFGVQSFSIKEPRTLYAMLSKNLISVGHEDSINDLNLGKITNQLGGEDCLMTVIPNDGNACTSCNVSCSPATGRRSNCSDSDNDASPDEQFHARRRKRHRSDSISLHWDDLSLCLISKLRREHGNSESSDSPSHLDIHIGTEGDDSSDKFSVEFEVESVHSEDYSDLSEDSQDQSDKEIYEVAIFEAADSDESTFVEEIDPEISEADYWKCSKCEELNPPLPRHCHRCWSVCQDWLPDKPKLQFDKMQDEGIDVPDCKKPPLESKKSNCSDLISEASQCSESQETECSEPSTSGSFNCCSQEFEKESTGKGEKGELSTLGPLEACVICQARPKNGCIVHGRTGHLLACYTCAKKLKKRNKPCPLCREPIQLVVLTYFS